CGACCGGCGAGGCGCCGATCGCCGGAATGTTGACCTCGTCGTCCTTGACGCCGAAGCCGGCTTCACCCTCGACGCCGAGATATTGACCGAAGCGGGCGCCGACCCGGCCGGTGATGGCGCCGAGCTTCACGTCGTCGAGGTCGGCATGGCTGTAGCCGGCCGAACCGTAGAAGGTGGTGGCGCCGAGGTCTTGGGCCTGGGCCGCCATGGGGAGGGCGGCGGAGGCGATCGCGGCGAACGCCGCAGCAGTTGCGAGAGACTTCATTTTTTTACTCCGTACATACTTACACTCAAGCTCCCCAGCCGGGTCGTTAGGTGGGGGACAAACGCGGCGGGAAAAGGCCGGTTCGCGGTTTTCGCCAAGGCCATCGCCGGTTGTGGCCGATCGGCCACAAGGCCGCTGACCTGGCGTGAAGGCGTGCTATCACTTGCCCCGTAAGCGCCCGCCGGGGTTCCGGCGACAATGAGCGCGACGTCGGAGAAGACCATTTTGCATCACGCCGTGATCGCGGCCACGGGGCTCTACACCCCGCCGCACAGCCTCTCGAACACCGAGCTGGTCGAGACCTTCAACGCCTATGTGGACCGCTTCAACGCGGCCAATGCCGACGCCATCGCCGCCGGCGAGACCCCCGCCCTGACCCATTCCTCTCCCGAATTCATCGAGAAGGCCTCGGGCATCAAGTCGCGGTTCGTGATCGACAAGTCCGGCCTGGTCGATCCCGAGGTCATGCGCCCGGTTATCCCCGAGCGGCCGAACGACGAGATCTCGGTGCTGGCGGAGATCGCCGTGGCCGCGGCCCGCGATGCGATCGCGCGCTGGGGCAAGGACCCCTCCCGGATCGACGCGGTGATCTGCGCGGCGTCCAACATGCAGCGCGCCTATCCGGCCATGGCCATCGAGGTGCAGCAGGCCCTGGGGATCGAGGGCTTCGCCTTCGACATGAACGTGGCCTGTTCCTCGGCCACCTTCGGGATCAAGACGGCGGCCGACTTCGTGGCGTCCGGCTCGGCGCGGGCGGTGCTGATGGTCAATCCGGAGATCTGCTCGGGCCACCTGAACTTCCGGGACCGCGACAGTCACTTCATCTTCGGCGACGTGGCGACGGCGGTGATCGTGGAGCGGGCGGAAGATGCGACGGATGGCTGGGAGATCCTGGGAACCCGGCTGAAGACGGTGTTCTCCAACAACATCCGCAATAATTTCGGCTTCCTCAACCGCGCGGCGCCCGAGGGGATCGGCGCAACCGACAAGCTGTTCGTGCAGGAGGGCCGCAAGGTGTTCCGCGAAGTGGTGCCGATGGTGGCCGAGATGATCGTCCAGCACGCCGCCGACCTGGGCATCGACCCCAAGGGGCTGAAGCGGCTCTGGCTGCACCAGGCCAACATCAACATGAACGAGATGATCGGCAAACGTGTGCTGGGCCGGGAGCCCGCGCCCGGCGAGAACGTCATCATCCTGGACGAATACGCCAACACCTCCTCGGCCGGCTCGATCATCGCCTTCCACAAGGCCAGCGAGGACTTCAAGGCGGGCGAGACCGGGCTGATCTGTTCTTTCGGGGCGGGCTATTCGGCCGGGACGGTGTTCGTCCGCAAGCGGTAGGATGGTGGCCGCCCTCGACGTTCCGACGCTGCGGTCGCAACGCCTGATCCTCGAGCCGCTATCGAGCGCCCATACGGCGGGCATGTTCGCCCTGTGGTCACGCCCGGAGGTCTGCGAATTCTCAGGCGGCGCGATCGATATCGAGGGGCGTCCGATCCGTCTGCCGGCCCGAACGCCGGAAGACAGCGACAAGATCATCGCGTTCTTCGCGCACGGGGCGGCGCGGGGCGCGCGGTTCCGCTGGGCGATGCTGACCCGCAATGACCGCAGCTTCGTGGGCGCGGTCGGGTTCAACGCCCTGGGCGCCTGCGCCGAACTCGCCTACCATCTGCGCCCGGACTATTGGGGCCAGGGCCTGATGACCGAGGCCGCGGTTCTGGCGCTCAACTGGCTGCGCCGACGGCCCGGCGCGGTCGAGGTCGAGGCCTTCGTCGAACCGGCCAACCTCGCCTCGGTCCGGCTGATCGAGCGCCTGGGCCTGAACGCCACCGGCGAGACCGCAGACGGGGCCGATCGCTATCTTATGGCCTTGGGCGTCTAACGCGCGGCGCGCGGGCGGCCTTCAGGGCACGGCGTCAGTCTTCGCCTCGTAGGCGAAACTGGCGTTGCATCGATGCGACACCCCAAAAAGGGGGCCGTCCTATCCTTATCGAAACCTTAATTCGTCCCAATGGGCCAGTTGGGCCTGCATTGGGGTAAGTAAACATGAGAACGCTTCTGGCTGCGGGCGCAGCCATCATCTGTCTGGCCGCCGCGCAGGGCGCTTCGGCGACGACCTTCACCACGATTTCCCCTACGGGCGGCGCTCTGCCTTCCGGCGTCACCCAGGTCGGCGGCGTGGTCCTCGATCTGAAGGGCCTGAACGGCACGCGCGTCGTGACGCAGGCCGCGGCTTCCTCGCTATTCGTCGGTTACGCCTCGACCAATCCTCAGGTGTTCGGCAGCCAGTCCGGCTTCTCGCCCGCGGTCGTCGCCTCGCTGGGCGGCGGGCTGGCCGGGGCCTCGCTCCGCGTCAGCCTCTATGACGGCGACACCGCGCCGGGCGATTTCGACTTCAACCAGATCACCCTGCTGGTCGACGGCGCCAGCTTCGGTGACTGGAGCGCCGTGGCGACGCAGCAGACCTCGAACGACGGCCTGACCCTCTACAGTTCGGGGACCGGATTCGGCGACAACATCCTCTCCACCGGCTGGTTCTCGCTGTCCGACTCCACCCAGCTGGGGAACCTGTTCGCCGGCCTCGGCGACGGGAGCCTCGACTTCCGGCTCGACGACAACTCGTGGGGCGACAACTTCTACGACTTCACTCAGGGCGTCGACGGCGGGCTGGTGGACGTGGGCACCGGCCCCATCATCACCCCCGGCGGCGTTCCCGAGCCCGCGACGTGGGCGATGATGATCATGGGCTTTGGAGGCGTCGGATCGATGCTGCGCGCCAACCGTCGCCGCCAGGCGCTGGTCCTGGCCTAGATGGGTCGAGGCCCGCCTCATCCAGGGATGGGCGGGCCTTTTCTCGCCTTGGCGTCAGCGCACCGCGTCGGTCGTCGCCTGGGCGGCTTTCCAGTCCATGGCCATGCGCACGCGGTTGCCCACCGCCGGGTGGTCGTAGAATAGGGTCTCCTCCAGCCTGGAGGGGGTGGCGGCGCGATACTCGATGGTCTTGACCAGGGCCTTGGCCAGGCCGTCCGGCTCGTTGACGTGCTCCAGGGAGTAGCGGTCGGCGTCCACCTCCGCCTGGCGGATGACCGAGACGAACAGCGGCGTGGAAATCAGGCTCAGCCCCGCCAGGATGATCCCGATGACCGGGAAACCGGCCGGGTCGGAGAGGCCCTGGATCCCCTTGGCGCCCGTCAGCCGCAGGACGATCGGGAACAGACGGTCGACCAGGAAGAAGCCCACCAGGGCCAGCAGGCCGTAAGCCCCCGCGATCCACAGGGCGTGCATGTGGACGTAGTGTCCCATCTCGTGGCCGACGACGCCGCGCACCTCGGCCAGGTCCGCGCCCTTGGTGAACATCACGTCGCTCATGGCGATCCGGGCGGTGCCGAACATGCCCGAGACATTGGCGGTGTAGCGGTTGGACTGCTTGGAGCCGTCATAGATATAGATCTTGTCGGACGGCACGCCGTTGGCCTGCGCCATCGCCACGACCGCGTCGCGGACCGGTCCGGGCGGCGCCTCCTGGTAGTCGTTGAGCAGCGGCTGGATGAAGACCGGCGCCAGCACCATGACGGCCACGAAGAACACCGCCACCAACCCGCCGCCCCAGGCCCACCAGCTCCTGGGCGCCCGGCGCATCAGGGCGTAGAGGCCGGCGACCAGCAGGACTACGAGGACCGTGGAGATCACCGCCATCAGCACGAACTCAGCCAGCCAGCCCCCGAAGGCCTGGCTGGTGAGGCCGTAGGCGGTCTCACGCCACCAGGTGCTGTAGACGCTCCAGGGCAGGCTGAGCAGGGTCTCGATCAGGGAGTCGGCGGCCACCACCATGAAGACCGCCAGCCAGGGCCGGGCCTTGCGGCTCTCGACCTTCTCGCGGATCCGCACAAGGACCCCCGACCTGAGCACCAGCCAGGCCACGAGGATGGCCACCAGGGCGCCCCAGAGCAGCAGCCAGTGGCCACCCTGGGTATAGGCCGTGGCCTTGGCGTGCGCCTCCGGCGGCAGCTGCGCCAGATAGGCCGCGGTCGCCGCGGCCGGATCGAATTCCTGGGCCATGCGCCCTCCCCCAAAACCACCCGTGCGGAGGAGGCCAGAGATGGCCCAGCTTGTCAGGTGAAAAGGCTGTCAGGTTCGCGGACGGCCGGCGCCCGGGCGACGGGGTGCAAGCGTCACCTTTAGACAAGCAAGCGCGAATACATTAAAGCTTATTAAAACCTGAGATTGATCCAAGATGGCCAAGCTGATCGAATCTATAACAATGCTGGCTATACTGTTCACAAATACTTCAATTTGCGCCCGCGTTTGGCGAATCCGATTGCACATGAAACGCCGCGGGTCTTAAGGTTTCGTTCATAACTGGCCGGGGGTCGAAAATGGGTGTGGGGACCCCAGGATCGACAACCTTCACTGTAGAGGTTTGGGAAATGAAGAGGCTTCTTGTTTCGACCGCGATAGCAATCGGGGCTCTGGCGGTCGCAGGGTCTGCATCGGCGGCGGTGACGCTCACCGTCGGGAGCTTCGGCGGTCCGCTCGGCGTGCACTCGGTTCCGGGCCAGAGCGCCGGGACGGTGCTCGGCACGGTCACCTCCGCGCCGGGTCCGCTGGTGACGCTCAGCACCACCGGGGATCTGCTCGACACCAGCGGTGGCGGCGAAGCGATCTTCGCGGCCAATGACGGCTCGATGAACGACCTGTCGATCCTGTTCTCGCAGGCCTATTTGGGCGTCACGTTCAATCTGAACGTGCCCGTCCAGACGACCTCGACGATGACCCTTTCGGTCAATGGCGGCGCCTTCAACTTCGCCGTGCCGAATGCCCTGATCCCCGATCCGCTGGGGAACGGCGCCAACAAATTCATCCTCTGGGCGACCGGTGGCGACACCATCACCAGCCTCGACTTCACCTTCACGCCCGGCGTGCAGGACATCCGCCAGATCCGGGTGGCGGACGGCATAAGCCCGATCCCGGAGCCCGCGACCTGGGCGATGATGATCATCGGCTTCGGCGCGGCGGGCGCGATGCTCCGCAGCAACCGCCGCCGGATGGCGTTCGCCGCCATCTGATCGCGGACGACACAGCACCACGCCGCCGGCTCCTGGGTCGGCGGCGTTTTGCTGTCCGCCCTAGAGGTTCACCACCTCGCAGCCCAGATCGGCGCCGATCAGGTCGGCGAGGATCTTGCGGTGGCAGCCACGGTGGTCGGCCTCGAAGCACAGCAGGGCCGTCCGTCGTTCGGCGACGATGACCTTGGCCCGGGCGAGTTCGAGCTGGGCGGCCGGCTCGGCCATGTGGTCCTGGAAGATGGCGGTCATCTCATCGATCCGCCCCTTGCGCGCGGCGTCGCGGCCGGGCTTGGGCGTGCCGAGCTGGCGCAGGTGGACATACGCGATACCGGCCTCTGCGAGGCTGGCGGCCAGCAGGGTCTTGGAGAAGCCGGCGCGGCGCGAGGCGGCCACGGCGCGGACGTCGATCAGGGTCTCGATCCCGGCCGCCTGGAGGCGGGCGATGACGGTGTCCTGGGTTGCGGCTTCGTAGCCGATGGTGGCGAGGGGCTTGGCGGTCATTACGCCGAGGTGGGGTCGCGAGCGGCGGACGCAAGCTCCAACATGGTTGCAGTGGGCAGCTCAAGGTTGACGGCTACAATGCCGTTCCGCATCAGCAACCGGCCGAAATTGAACTTCAAAGTTCTAATACTTCATAACAAACTGCTGAATTGACACGCATTTGGGGAATTGGGTTGCCGCCACTACCGGGTAAATTTTATATGAACTTACATGGGCGGATGCCGAATGAGCGAGGCGTGGGGACTCTTCGCTCGGACAGGTCGTCTGGGGCAATAGTGATTTAGGGATTAGTGACGATGAATTTCAGACTGACGATGGCGGCCGCGGCCGCGACCATGGCCTTCGGGATGGCCGCGGCGACTCCCGCCAGCGCCGCCATCACCTTGGCCGGCGCCTGCGCCGTGGGCGACATCGACCCGACCGCCGATGCTTGCAGCGGCTGGTGGACCAGCTCGGCCGGACACTCGAATTTTCTGAGCGGCAACGCCGGCGATATTCAGGACCAGAAGGACGCCCTGGCACTCCTGGGATTCGTCTGGGACGGTAACTGGGCCGCGGTCGACACGCTCACGACGAAGATCAGCCCCGATGCCGATGGCTTCACCTACGACTTCGATACCCCTCTGAACGGCACGACCTATATCGGCATCCACAAGGGCAAGGGCGGCAGCTTCGCGGGCACGGCTTTCTTCAAGCTGACCGCGAACAATCTCGACACCTTCAAGCTCGACCTGAACGGCGGCTCCTCGGCCGTGCTGTACCAGACGGGCGGCGTGGTTCCGGAACCGGCCACCTGGGCCATGATGATCATCGGCTTCGGCGCGGCGGGCTCCATGCTCCGCAGCAACCGTCGCAAGATGGCGCTCGCCGCGATCTGATCGCGCGAACCAGACAACATTGCGCCGCCGGCCCCTGGTCGGCGGCGTTTTGCTGTCCGCAGCCTGGGGGCGTCAGGCCTCCGGGCGCGGCTTGACCCGCAGCGGGTCGTCCTCGTCCTGCTCGGCGCCGCGCGCGAGGTCCTCGGCCGCGTCGTTCACGGAGACGTGGACCTCCGGCGCGGCCTCCTCGGCCCCGTCGGCCTGCAGGCCCAGGGTGCGCCGGGCCGCGTCCCCCTGCTCGCCGAACAGGGCGCGGACGCGGAGTTCCTGCTGCGGCAGCGGGATCTCGAAGCCGCCGCCGCGCAGGGCGTCCTCGATGGCCCAGGTATAGGCCGCGTGGGCGGCGTTGGGCCGCTTGACCGCCTCGACGCTCGGCCAGACCACCAGCTCGAAGTTGAGGCCGCTCGTCCCGAAGCCCACCAGCCAGACCTGGGTCTTGCGCGCCCCGGTGTCCTTGAGGGTGAAGGGCACGTCGTGGGCGGCCTTCAGCACCGCGTCGCGGACCTTCTCCTTGTCGGTCCCGTAGGCGACGACGAAGGGGACATGCATTCGGCGGGTGCCGTTCTGGTGCGTCCAGTTGGTGACCGGCTGTTCGATGAGCCGGGAATTGGGGATCAGGACGTCCAGGTCGTCATTGTTGCGGATGCGGGTGGCGCGCGGTCCGATCTCGGCCACCACCCCGCGCTCGCCGGTCTGCAGCTCGATATAGTCGCCGATGCGCACCAGCCGGTCGAACAGCAGGACCAGGCCGGAGATCAGCTCCTTGACCACCCCCTGCATGCCGAACCCGAGGCCGACGCCGAGCGCACCGGCGAACAGGGCGAAGGACGACAGGTCGAGGCCCAGCGTCGAGAAGGCGGCGATCACCCCGAACACCACCACCCCATAGGCGGCGAGCTTTTCGAAGATGTAGATCGAGGGCGCGGCCTCGGTCATCCGCCCGCGCACCCGCCGGAAGAAGGCCGAGACCAGCCGCGCGGCGATCAGGGCGACGATGACGATCACCACCGCGGCGGCCAGGCTGCCCACGGTGATCGCCGTCTTGCCAAGCCGCACCAGCTCGAAGCTGGTGAGCTGGTAGAAGTCCGCGGCCAGGTCCCCGCCCATCTCCCCTACCCCACGCCCGGCTGGGCGGCCTGGCGGACGGTCTTTTCACGGGCGGCGCGCGGCGCATCGGTCATGGACATCTCTTCCTGGCTCGGGCTTCCTTGGTGGCCTCAACGGAGGATGTCGGCAAGTGAGAACCCGAGCGATCGACCCGACGGAGACCTCCTACGCCCAGGCTTTCGAGGTCGAGGGCGTCACGCGCTGGCTGTTCATCAGCGGCCAGGTCCCGGCCGATCGCGACGGCGGTGTGCCGCAGACCTTCGGCGACCAGTGCCGGCTGGCCTGGGCCAATGTCGAGCGCCAACTGGCGGCGGGCGCGATGAGCCTCGACAACCTGGTCAAGGTCACGATCTTCCTGTCCGACCGGCTCTATCGCGACGAGAACATGCGTATCCGCCACGAAGTGCTGCAGGCGCGCACGCCGGCGCTCACGGTGATCATCACCGGCATCTATGACGAGGCGTGGCTGCTGGAGATCGAGGCCGTGGCGGCGGCCTAGAACCGCTTGGGCTCGCCCTCGTCGAGCACCGTCAGGCGACGCACGGTCAATTCGTCGATCTCCAGCTTCTTGATCTTGGCGCGACCGATACCGACCTTGCCGATGGCCAGGGTGCCGATGGCGATGGCGCCGACCGCCAGGGCGCCGAAGGCCATGGCCCCCAGCATCAGGCTGCCCATGGCGCCCAGGCCGATGGCCCCCGCCGGGGTGGCGCGGGGCGAAACCAGCACCCGCTCGCGCGGGATGACCGTAATGCGGCTCATCGGTCCTTCTCCATTCCGCCGACCGCCGCCTGGGCCGCCGCCAGACGGGCGATCGGAACGCGGAAGGGCGA
This genomic stretch from Phenylobacterium sp. LH3H17 harbors:
- a CDS encoding beta-ketoacyl-ACP synthase III — its product is MHHAVIAATGLYTPPHSLSNTELVETFNAYVDRFNAANADAIAAGETPALTHSSPEFIEKASGIKSRFVIDKSGLVDPEVMRPVIPERPNDEISVLAEIAVAAARDAIARWGKDPSRIDAVICAASNMQRAYPAMAIEVQQALGIEGFAFDMNVACSSATFGIKTAADFVASGSARAVLMVNPEICSGHLNFRDRDSHFIFGDVATAVIVERAEDATDGWEILGTRLKTVFSNNIRNNFGFLNRAAPEGIGATDKLFVQEGRKVFREVVPMVAEMIVQHAADLGIDPKGLKRLWLHQANINMNEMIGKRVLGREPAPGENVIILDEYANTSSAGSIIAFHKASEDFKAGETGLICSFGAGYSAGTVFVRKR
- a CDS encoding GNAT family N-acetyltransferase; the protein is MVAALDVPTLRSQRLILEPLSSAHTAGMFALWSRPEVCEFSGGAIDIEGRPIRLPARTPEDSDKIIAFFAHGAARGARFRWAMLTRNDRSFVGAVGFNALGACAELAYHLRPDYWGQGLMTEAAVLALNWLRRRPGAVEVEAFVEPANLASVRLIERLGLNATGETADGADRYLMALGV
- a CDS encoding PEPxxWA-CTERM sorting domain-containing protein; the protein is MRTLLAAGAAIICLAAAQGASATTFTTISPTGGALPSGVTQVGGVVLDLKGLNGTRVVTQAAASSLFVGYASTNPQVFGSQSGFSPAVVASLGGGLAGASLRVSLYDGDTAPGDFDFNQITLLVDGASFGDWSAVATQQTSNDGLTLYSSGTGFGDNILSTGWFSLSDSTQLGNLFAGLGDGSLDFRLDDNSWGDNFYDFTQGVDGGLVDVGTGPIITPGGVPEPATWAMMIMGFGGVGSMLRANRRRQALVLA
- a CDS encoding M48 family metalloprotease, translating into MAQEFDPAAATAAYLAQLPPEAHAKATAYTQGGHWLLLWGALVAILVAWLVLRSGVLVRIREKVESRKARPWLAVFMVVAADSLIETLLSLPWSVYSTWWRETAYGLTSQAFGGWLAEFVLMAVISTVLVVLLVAGLYALMRRAPRSWWAWGGGLVAVFFVAVMVLAPVFIQPLLNDYQEAPPGPVRDAVVAMAQANGVPSDKIYIYDGSKQSNRYTANVSGMFGTARIAMSDVMFTKGADLAEVRGVVGHEMGHYVHMHALWIAGAYGLLALVGFFLVDRLFPIVLRLTGAKGIQGLSDPAGFPVIGIILAGLSLISTPLFVSVIRQAEVDADRYSLEHVNEPDGLAKALVKTIEYRAATPSRLEETLFYDHPAVGNRVRMAMDWKAAQATTDAVR
- a CDS encoding DUF488 family protein, whose product is MTAKPLATIGYEAATQDTVIARLQAAGIETLIDVRAVAASRRAGFSKTLLAASLAEAGIAYVHLRQLGTPKPGRDAARKGRIDEMTAIFQDHMAEPAAQLELARAKVIVAERRTALLCFEADHRGCHRKILADLIGADLGCEVVNL
- a CDS encoding mechanosensitive ion channel family protein; translation: MGGDLAADFYQLTSFELVRLGKTAITVGSLAAAVVIVIVALIAARLVSAFFRRVRGRMTEAAPSIYIFEKLAAYGVVVFGVIAAFSTLGLDLSSFALFAGALGVGLGFGMQGVVKELISGLVLLFDRLVRIGDYIELQTGERGVVAEIGPRATRIRNNDDLDVLIPNSRLIEQPVTNWTHQNGTRRMHVPFVVAYGTDKEKVRDAVLKAAHDVPFTLKDTGARKTQVWLVGFGTSGLNFELVVWPSVEAVKRPNAAHAAYTWAIEDALRGGGFEIPLPQQELRVRALFGEQGDAARRTLGLQADGAEEAAPEVHVSVNDAAEDLARGAEQDEDDPLRVKPRPEA
- a CDS encoding RidA family protein, encoding MRTRAIDPTETSYAQAFEVEGVTRWLFISGQVPADRDGGVPQTFGDQCRLAWANVERQLAAGAMSLDNLVKVTIFLSDRLYRDENMRIRHEVLQARTPALTVIITGIYDEAWLLEIEAVAAA